From the genome of Hymenobacter cellulosilyticus, one region includes:
- a CDS encoding outer membrane beta-barrel protein translates to MKKQVLFLALMASSTAVLAQANFRPGYIVSLAGDTARGTVDYRGEERNALLCRFKTTADAVVAEYQPGQIRGYGFTNGRDLQSWALPGAGSKAVFVQTLVLGKASLYHSVNEHGKDVYYAGGNSAAALEALIQQDTIQSVYDQQQRRTTTMQQRTYPFRSVLWRIMADCPSVQTTVARLELKEGPLVKTFSAYNTCVMGSQQQYVAKQQTSKTHFMVLGGVKQATISYGNHTDKKLESGFGPSLGIGIMFQPGRFNPRFLLHLQALYQKQEYQQEFNNGDELVHVNLTSIQVPLFLRYTLPTKKVQPYVQAGVLSAINPRREAARESGPSRPGLNAYSAIDVRSYNLGLMGGAGLSMGLGKGSMQLEVRTERLDGTSEVITGDHTLAGAQGFSLLLGYTFGQ, encoded by the coding sequence ATGAAAAAACAAGTACTTTTTCTAGCCTTGATGGCCAGCAGTACGGCTGTATTGGCCCAAGCTAATTTCCGGCCCGGTTATATCGTATCATTAGCCGGCGACACTGCACGTGGCACGGTAGACTACCGGGGTGAAGAGCGTAACGCCCTGCTTTGCCGCTTCAAAACTACCGCAGATGCGGTAGTAGCAGAATATCAGCCTGGTCAGATTCGTGGCTACGGCTTTACCAACGGCCGCGACCTGCAAAGCTGGGCGTTGCCCGGGGCAGGCTCCAAAGCAGTGTTTGTGCAAACCTTGGTGCTGGGCAAAGCGTCGCTGTATCACTCCGTTAATGAGCACGGCAAGGACGTCTACTACGCTGGTGGCAATTCCGCTGCCGCGCTCGAAGCCCTGATTCAGCAGGATACTATCCAATCGGTATACGACCAGCAGCAACGCCGTACTACGACCATGCAGCAGCGCACGTATCCTTTCCGCAGTGTGCTGTGGCGCATCATGGCCGATTGTCCGTCGGTGCAGACCACGGTAGCTCGTCTGGAGTTAAAAGAAGGACCACTGGTTAAAACCTTTTCCGCTTATAATACCTGCGTAATGGGCAGCCAGCAGCAATATGTGGCCAAGCAGCAAACTTCCAAAACGCACTTTATGGTGCTGGGCGGGGTGAAGCAGGCCACTATTTCTTATGGAAATCACACAGATAAGAAACTGGAATCTGGATTTGGACCTTCCTTAGGAATAGGAATAATGTTTCAGCCGGGGCGCTTCAATCCTCGATTTTTACTGCATCTACAGGCGCTGTACCAGAAGCAAGAGTACCAGCAGGAGTTTAATAATGGTGACGAATTAGTACACGTAAACTTAACTTCGATACAGGTGCCATTATTTTTACGGTACACCTTGCCAACTAAAAAAGTCCAGCCCTATGTGCAAGCAGGTGTGCTTAGTGCCATAAACCCCAGACGGGAAGCCGCCCGGGAAAGTGGACCTAGCCGTCCGGGACTTAATGCATACTCTGCTATAGATGTGCGCTCGTACAACCTTGGTCTAATGGGTGGGGCAGGGCTTTCCATGGGGTTAGGAAAAGGTAGTATGCAACTGGAAGTGCGGACCGAACGGCTCGACGGCACCTCCGAAGTAATAACTGGTGACCACACCCTGGCCGGAGCGCAGGGATTTTCCTTGCTTTTGGGGTATACCTTTGGCCAATAA
- a CDS encoding fasciclin domain-containing protein yields MKKNLFSLAFVALLGAASVQSASAQAKMTPAGTVMVGGEAMYANKNIVENAVNSKDHTTLVAAVKAAGLVETLQGKGPFTVFAPTNAAFNALPAGTVETLVKPESKATLTKILTYHVVAGNMTADKIMAAIKAGKGTATLKTVSGGTLYATMNGPKNVVLTDEKGNVSCISTYDVIQSNGVIHVIDKVLMPKG; encoded by the coding sequence ATGAAAAAAAATCTGTTTTCCCTCGCCTTCGTGGCCCTGTTGGGCGCCGCTAGTGTTCAGTCGGCTTCGGCCCAGGCCAAGATGACGCCCGCCGGTACGGTAATGGTAGGCGGCGAAGCCATGTACGCCAACAAGAACATCGTGGAAAACGCGGTGAACTCAAAGGACCACACCACGCTGGTAGCTGCCGTGAAGGCCGCCGGCCTCGTCGAAACCCTGCAGGGCAAAGGTCCCTTCACCGTCTTTGCGCCCACCAACGCGGCATTCAACGCCCTGCCCGCCGGCACCGTTGAAACCCTGGTGAAGCCCGAAAGCAAGGCAACGCTCACCAAAATCCTGACCTACCACGTGGTAGCCGGCAACATGACGGCCGACAAGATTATGGCCGCCATCAAAGCCGGTAAAGGCACGGCTACGCTCAAAACCGTGAGCGGCGGCACCCTGTACGCTACCATGAACGGCCCCAAGAACGTGGTCCTGACCGACGAGAAAGGCAACGTGTCCTGCATTTCGACCTACGACGTGATTCAAAGCAACGGCGTGATTCACGTAATCGACAAAGTTCTGATGCCGAAGGGCTAA
- a CDS encoding ferredoxin--NADP reductase: MASPYIPLTIRAIRTEAPDTKSFVLTPPAGTDLPYQPGQYLTLVHTRHGHETRRSYSISSAPALQEPLTITVKRVDNGVVSRYLIDQAEVDHELQTLGAAGFFTLPDNIAEYQQLILLAAGSGITPLFALLKTVLHEQPGLRVLLIYSNRNEATTIFGAELRELARRFPAQLHLELLYSTDPNLARAHLHKDLLEQLVAQYAPALPEQTLAYLCGPLNYMRMGTYGLHEAGLPLSHIRRELFNTATATVPHSVPPDTEEHQVRIRVRGQEHTLRVQYPQTILQAAKKQGVVLPYSCEAGQCGNCAARCTAGTVWMANNEVLTDRETARGLVLTCTGYPVGGDAELEI, from the coding sequence ATGGCTTCTCCTTACATTCCCCTCACCATCCGCGCCATCCGGACGGAGGCTCCCGATACCAAAAGCTTCGTGCTGACCCCGCCGGCCGGTACCGACCTGCCCTACCAGCCCGGCCAGTATCTGACCCTGGTTCATACCCGGCACGGACACGAAACGCGGCGTTCCTACTCCATCAGCTCGGCTCCGGCCCTGCAGGAGCCGCTGACCATCACCGTGAAGCGGGTGGATAACGGCGTGGTGTCGCGCTACCTCATTGACCAGGCCGAAGTGGACCACGAGCTGCAGACGCTGGGAGCCGCCGGCTTTTTCACCCTACCCGACAATATTGCCGAGTATCAGCAACTGATTTTATTGGCGGCGGGCAGCGGCATTACCCCGCTGTTTGCATTGCTCAAAACGGTGCTGCACGAGCAGCCCGGCTTGCGGGTACTGCTTATTTACAGCAACCGCAATGAGGCCACTACCATCTTTGGAGCGGAGCTACGGGAGCTGGCCCGGCGCTTTCCGGCCCAGCTGCACCTGGAGCTGCTCTACAGCACCGACCCCAACCTGGCCCGGGCCCACTTGCACAAGGATTTGCTGGAGCAGCTGGTAGCCCAGTACGCCCCGGCCCTACCCGAACAGACCCTGGCCTACCTCTGCGGGCCGCTCAACTACATGCGCATGGGCACCTACGGCCTGCACGAAGCCGGGCTGCCGCTGAGCCACATCCGGCGGGAGCTGTTCAACACGGCTACGGCCACCGTGCCCCACAGCGTGCCGCCCGACACCGAGGAGCACCAAGTCCGCATCCGGGTGCGCGGGCAGGAGCACACGCTGCGGGTGCAGTACCCGCAAACCATTCTGCAGGCGGCCAAAAAGCAGGGAGTGGTGCTGCCCTACAGCTGCGAAGCCGGGCAGTGCGGAAACTGCGCCGCCCGCTGCACGGCCGGCACCGTCTGGATGGCCAACAACGAAGTGCTGACCGACCGGGAAACTGCCCGCGGCCTCGTTCTGACCTGCACCGGCTACCCCGTGGGCGGCGACGCCGAACTGGAAATCTGA
- a CDS encoding energy transducer TonB: protein MDPQYLGGMAAFQGHQSTLQFPRIGVVGRMNGQAQIVGTIGADGKISNWRVIPSTCSGCDAAMLEMLKKLPNDWIPAEAGGQPVASEVLFSVKFLSIQPRP, encoded by the coding sequence ATGGACCCGCAGTACCTGGGCGGCATGGCGGCTTTTCAGGGGCACCAAAGCACCCTGCAGTTTCCCCGCATCGGGGTAGTGGGCCGCATGAATGGTCAGGCTCAAATCGTGGGCACCATCGGGGCCGATGGCAAAATCTCGAACTGGCGCGTAATACCCAGCACCTGCAGCGGCTGCGACGCGGCCATGCTGGAAATGCTTAAAAAGCTGCCCAACGACTGGATTCCAGCCGAAGCCGGCGGGCAGCCGGTTGCTTCGGAGGTGCTGTTCTCGGTGAAGTTTTTGAGTATACAGCCCCGCCCGTAA
- a CDS encoding HAD family hydrolase translates to MTSSPITTIVFDLGGVLIDWNPRYLYQKLIADEQQMTHFLSTVTTPDWNEEQDAGRSIAEGTALLVQQHPEHKELIEHFYGRWPEMLGGPIQGTVDVLTELRASGRYHLYALTNWSAETFPVALEQFEFLHWFEGIVVSGTEKSRKPFPDFYHTMFTRYSIEPGQALFIDDNERNILAAQAVGMQTIHFLSAEQLREELRERGVLEKA, encoded by the coding sequence ATGACTTCTTCCCCCATTACCACCATCGTTTTCGACCTGGGCGGCGTGCTTATCGACTGGAACCCGCGCTACCTCTACCAGAAGCTGATTGCGGATGAGCAGCAGATGACGCACTTTCTGAGCACCGTCACGACTCCCGACTGGAACGAGGAGCAGGACGCGGGCCGCAGCATTGCCGAGGGCACGGCCCTGCTGGTGCAGCAGCACCCCGAGCACAAGGAGCTGATTGAGCACTTCTACGGCCGGTGGCCCGAAATGCTGGGCGGCCCCATTCAGGGCACTGTGGACGTGCTGACCGAGCTGCGCGCCAGTGGCCGCTACCACCTGTATGCCCTGACCAACTGGTCGGCCGAGACGTTTCCGGTGGCCCTGGAGCAGTTCGAGTTTCTGCACTGGTTTGAGGGCATCGTGGTATCGGGCACGGAAAAGTCGCGCAAGCCCTTCCCCGACTTCTACCACACGATGTTCACCCGCTACAGCATTGAGCCGGGTCAGGCCCTATTCATCGACGACAATGAGCGGAACATCCTGGCCGCCCAGGCCGTGGGTATGCAAACCATCCACTTCCTCTCGGCCGAGCAGCTGCGCGAGGAACTACGGGAGCGGGGCGTGCTGGAGAAGGCATAA
- a CDS encoding DsbA family oxidoreductase, with protein MKIEIWSDIMCPFCYVGKRRLETALAQFAHRDDLNIVWRSFELDPTMQTKPGQSIHELLAERKGMSVEQGRQMNSRMGEIAKEVGLEFDFDRMQPVNTFLGHRFIHLAAHHGKQDEAKERVLAAYFTEGRNVDDLDTLAELGSDIGLDAAEVRATLQTDAYTQDVRHDEYQARQIGVRGVPYFVFDDKYAVSGAQPSELFLEVLDKVWEEKHPAPRCWLPATPAVSTAATANRSSSPGSYTQRPLPAREVAVVVAGFLKKGPGQVPPGFSTSKNASRVEAEHFQSCGSSLRVEAKPF; from the coding sequence ATGAAAATAGAAATCTGGTCTGATATCATGTGCCCGTTCTGCTACGTAGGCAAGCGCCGGCTCGAAACCGCTCTGGCGCAGTTTGCCCACCGCGACGACCTGAATATCGTGTGGCGCAGCTTCGAGCTGGACCCCACCATGCAAACCAAGCCCGGCCAAAGTATCCACGAGCTGCTGGCCGAGCGCAAGGGCATGTCGGTGGAGCAGGGCCGGCAAATGAATTCCCGTATGGGAGAAATTGCCAAAGAAGTGGGCCTGGAGTTCGACTTCGACCGTATGCAGCCGGTCAATACTTTCCTGGGCCACCGCTTTATCCACCTGGCCGCTCACCACGGCAAGCAGGATGAGGCCAAGGAGCGGGTGCTGGCCGCCTACTTCACCGAGGGCCGCAACGTGGACGACCTCGACACGCTGGCCGAGCTGGGTTCCGACATCGGACTGGACGCGGCCGAGGTGCGGGCCACCCTGCAAACCGACGCCTACACCCAGGACGTGCGCCACGACGAGTACCAGGCCCGGCAAATCGGGGTGCGCGGCGTGCCCTACTTCGTCTTCGACGACAAGTACGCCGTATCGGGCGCCCAGCCCAGTGAGCTGTTTTTGGAAGTGCTGGACAAAGTGTGGGAGGAAAAGCACCCCGCCCCACGGTGCTGGCTGCCGGCGACGCCTGCGGTATCGACGGCAGCAACTGCTAACCGTTCCTCTTCGCCTGGGTCTTATACACAACGGCCACTTCCCGCCCGGGAAGTGGCCGTTGTGGTAGCAGGGTTCCTGAAAAAGGGTCCGGGACAAGTCCCGCCGGGCTTCAGTACTTCCAAAAATGCCTCACGAGTAGAAGCGGAGCATTTCCAGAGTTGTGGAAGCTCCTTGCGAGTAGAAGCGAAGCCCTTTTAG
- a CDS encoding energy transducer TonB, which produces MRLRLSHLAASSFFLLPLLTVPRLSFGQETKKVTNYSTTPISNEVYYVLKSDKSVKHGPYTLYRGRQLALSTQGYYTQGRKDSIWTSYDLSGATVVAKGAYQNDQRTGLWEFYTTKGELEQKYDYDARQLVYARPGKSKSLSVTLREPTASGQTWPDVAPVYIGGSSAISSQLMLLKYPPQAMRSGVSGSVQVAFTIGKDGTCSDYHVTQGIGAGCDEEALRVVQSMANGWIPAQVAGQPVAVECIFPVKFLLGAPTVTPARR; this is translated from the coding sequence ATGCGTCTGCGTTTATCCCACCTAGCTGCTTCGTCCTTTTTCCTGCTGCCTTTGCTGACCGTTCCGCGGCTCAGCTTTGGGCAGGAAACCAAGAAAGTCACCAACTACAGCACCACGCCCATTTCCAACGAGGTGTATTACGTGCTCAAATCCGACAAATCGGTCAAGCACGGCCCCTACACCCTGTACCGGGGCCGGCAGCTGGCTTTGTCTACCCAGGGATACTACACCCAGGGCCGCAAGGACAGCATCTGGACCAGCTACGACCTGAGCGGAGCCACCGTGGTAGCCAAAGGAGCTTACCAGAACGACCAGCGTACGGGCCTCTGGGAGTTCTACACCACCAAGGGCGAGCTGGAGCAGAAGTACGACTACGATGCCCGCCAGCTGGTATACGCGCGGCCCGGCAAGAGCAAGAGCCTGTCGGTGACCCTGCGGGAGCCCACCGCCAGCGGCCAGACCTGGCCCGATGTGGCACCGGTCTACATTGGAGGCTCCTCGGCCATTTCCAGCCAACTGATGCTCCTGAAATATCCGCCCCAGGCCATGCGCAGCGGCGTGAGCGGCAGCGTACAGGTGGCTTTCACCATCGGCAAGGACGGCACCTGCTCCGATTACCACGTCACGCAGGGCATTGGCGCCGGCTGCGACGAGGAAGCCCTGCGCGTGGTGCAGAGCATGGCCAACGGCTGGATACCGGCCCAGGTGGCCGGCCAGCCCGTGGCCGTGGAATGCATCTTCCCGGTCAAGTTTCTGCTGGGCGCCCCCACGGTTACCCCCGCCCGCAGGTAG
- a CDS encoding PAS domain-containing protein, translated as MPAEAVDFHLIFDSLPTPHLILGPTLAVEAVNEALCRVLHQSAATLVGQDILAVLPPSAAGPEPTATLWRTALLGVLEHHHIHTMAVQRYDVRHGAGPLTTCYWQATLRPILQAGQLRHIVCRVLDVTEEVLAREQGNFSQESFSLLTQATHDAIWDADLRTDVVWRNEMFTALFGHPVQAPGNSRLWLDHLHPEDQPVVEAQRAAAFAGTDTVIINDYRFRRADGTWAEVLDRAYIVRDEQGRAVRLLGAMQDVTQQRQAERQAQQSATRFRVLAEVQQQLIWTTDALGTIDYVNPYWEQYLGTSLAEAQGQGWQTQAHPDDLPAVRTLHLHCAATNEPFESEVRLREAGSGEYRWFLARAVPARDAQGQVLHWVGSATDINHQKRTEQDLQRSISQFSTLLESLPQMAWTSRPEGGVTYYNQRWFDFTGSTMAEMQEWGWERFIHPEDLSTTTANWKAALATGTRFEAEHRWRNLLGEYRWFLARAEPIRDEAGNIILWIGTNTDIEESRQMRDQMQREDQVLRRILGQIPANIATLLSPDHVIDFVNDGMRRLYGSRSVSGLKIADAFPEVEEQGFVALMNQVYHSGQPYYGIEQVTLIENELTGQPETYYLDFTYQPLRDENGAVQGILIFAVDATERVLARRRALALDATVRQRDEETRIMTEALPLITYISDQQGGPLYLSPQWFAYTGHDPAAGLDHAWEQAIHPEDIVRPSFLEAVAEKTIWYQELRLRRHDGMYRWHLSRAVPALDEQGNVLRWYGSSTDIHEQKQIQDRLRWNQERYELAALATDDAIWDWDLLTNDVTWNPAIERVLGYEAAAMHSTAAWWKAHIHPDDVERIQTSIHHAIDHGLADWQDEYRFRRADGTYAQVFDRGHVARDAQGRATRMIGAMQDVTQQRQAATALSQREQEFAALANSMPQLAWMAGPDGNLFWYNERWYAYTGTTLEEMQGWGWSTVHHPDHLAGVIESWRLALASGEPWKETFPLRGRDGEYRWFLTRAQPIRNAQGEIVRWIGTNTDVTETQRVQQQLKQQNSELRRINEDLDNFVYTASHDLKQPINNMAGIFEELTRTAYFRDPDAIKLIAMFERALHQIYDTIYNLSELVQVQKMRHELPTETVLLEPLAREVLSSIGEQLANVRAIVTTDFDLAPGVEFVRPNLQSVLYNLISNALKYAAPKRTPRIHINSAREDDHIVISVRDNGLGIDMERYGSQLFQMFRRFHDHVAGSGMGLYLVNRIVQSYGGRIEVISELGKGSTFRIHIPLTGHPLAPEPEEHVFVI; from the coding sequence ATGCCCGCCGAAGCCGTCGACTTCCACCTCATCTTTGACTCCCTGCCCACGCCCCACCTGATTCTGGGGCCAACGCTGGCCGTGGAAGCCGTAAATGAAGCTCTGTGCCGGGTGCTGCACCAGTCGGCGGCAACGCTGGTAGGCCAGGACATCCTCGCCGTTTTGCCGCCTTCGGCGGCCGGGCCCGAGCCAACCGCTACCCTCTGGCGCACGGCCCTGCTCGGCGTACTGGAGCACCATCACATTCACACCATGGCCGTGCAGCGCTACGACGTGCGGCACGGGGCCGGTCCGCTCACTACCTGCTACTGGCAGGCCACGCTGCGGCCCATTCTGCAGGCGGGCCAGCTGCGTCACATCGTGTGCCGGGTGCTCGACGTGACCGAAGAGGTGCTGGCCCGGGAGCAGGGCAACTTCAGCCAGGAAAGCTTCAGCCTGCTCACCCAGGCCACCCACGACGCCATCTGGGACGCCGACCTGCGCACCGACGTGGTGTGGCGCAATGAGATGTTCACCGCCTTGTTTGGCCACCCGGTGCAGGCGCCCGGCAACTCCCGCCTCTGGCTCGACCACCTGCACCCCGAGGATCAGCCCGTGGTGGAAGCCCAGCGGGCCGCCGCCTTTGCCGGCACCGACACGGTAATTATCAACGACTACCGCTTCCGCCGCGCCGACGGCACCTGGGCCGAAGTGCTGGACCGGGCCTACATAGTGCGCGACGAGCAGGGCCGGGCCGTGCGCCTGCTGGGCGCCATGCAGGACGTAACCCAGCAGCGCCAGGCCGAGCGCCAGGCCCAGCAGAGCGCGACCCGCTTCCGGGTGCTGGCCGAGGTGCAGCAGCAGCTCATCTGGACCACCGACGCCCTCGGCACCATCGACTATGTAAACCCGTACTGGGAGCAGTACTTGGGCACTTCGCTGGCCGAAGCCCAGGGGCAGGGCTGGCAGACCCAGGCCCACCCCGACGATTTGCCCGCCGTACGGACCCTGCACTTGCACTGCGCCGCCACCAATGAGCCCTTCGAGTCGGAGGTGCGGCTGCGCGAGGCAGGCAGCGGCGAGTACCGCTGGTTTCTGGCCCGCGCCGTGCCCGCCCGAGACGCCCAAGGCCAAGTGCTGCACTGGGTGGGCTCGGCTACCGACATCAACCACCAGAAGCGCACCGAGCAGGACCTGCAGCGCAGCATTTCCCAATTCTCCACCCTGCTGGAGTCGCTGCCGCAAATGGCCTGGACCTCCCGCCCCGAAGGCGGTGTGACGTACTACAACCAGCGCTGGTTCGACTTTACCGGCAGCACCATGGCCGAGATGCAGGAATGGGGCTGGGAGCGGTTTATTCATCCCGAGGACCTATCGACAACCACGGCCAACTGGAAAGCGGCTCTGGCGACAGGAACCCGCTTTGAGGCCGAGCACCGCTGGCGCAACCTGCTGGGCGAGTACCGCTGGTTTCTGGCCCGAGCCGAGCCCATTCGCGACGAGGCCGGCAACATCATTCTCTGGATCGGCACCAATACTGACATCGAGGAAAGCCGGCAGATGCGCGACCAGATGCAGCGGGAAGACCAAGTGCTGCGCCGCATCCTGGGTCAGATTCCGGCTAATATTGCCACCCTGCTGAGCCCCGACCACGTCATCGACTTCGTCAACGACGGCATGCGGCGGCTGTACGGCAGCCGGTCTGTATCGGGCCTGAAGATAGCCGACGCCTTCCCCGAGGTGGAAGAGCAGGGCTTCGTGGCCCTGATGAACCAGGTGTACCACAGCGGCCAGCCCTATTACGGCATCGAGCAGGTCACGCTGATTGAAAACGAGCTGACCGGTCAGCCCGAAACGTATTACCTCGACTTCACTTACCAGCCCCTGCGGGATGAGAATGGCGCGGTGCAGGGCATCCTGATTTTTGCCGTGGACGCCACCGAGCGGGTACTGGCCCGGCGCCGGGCCCTGGCCTTGGATGCCACCGTACGGCAGCGCGACGAGGAAACGCGCATCATGACCGAGGCGCTGCCGCTGATCACCTACATCAGCGACCAGCAGGGCGGTCCTCTGTACCTAAGCCCGCAGTGGTTTGCCTACACCGGCCACGACCCCGCCGCCGGCCTCGACCATGCCTGGGAGCAAGCCATTCATCCGGAAGATATTGTACGGCCGTCCTTCCTGGAAGCCGTGGCCGAGAAAACCATCTGGTATCAGGAGCTGCGCCTGCGCCGCCACGATGGCATGTACCGCTGGCACCTGAGCCGGGCCGTGCCCGCCCTCGATGAGCAGGGCAATGTGCTGCGCTGGTACGGCTCGTCTACCGATATTCACGAGCAAAAGCAGATTCAGGACCGCCTGCGCTGGAACCAGGAACGCTACGAGCTGGCCGCCCTGGCCACCGACGACGCTATCTGGGACTGGGACTTGCTTACCAACGACGTGACCTGGAACCCGGCCATCGAGCGGGTGCTGGGCTACGAGGCGGCCGCCATGCACAGCACCGCGGCCTGGTGGAAAGCGCATATCCACCCCGATGATGTGGAACGCATCCAGACCAGTATTCACCACGCCATCGACCACGGTCTTGCCGACTGGCAAGACGAGTACCGGTTCCGGCGCGCCGATGGTACCTACGCCCAGGTATTCGACCGGGGCCACGTGGCCCGCGACGCCCAGGGCCGAGCCACCCGCATGATCGGGGCTATGCAGGACGTAACCCAGCAGCGCCAAGCCGCTACCGCGCTTAGCCAGCGCGAGCAGGAATTTGCGGCCCTGGCCAACTCCATGCCCCAGCTGGCCTGGATGGCGGGTCCCGACGGCAACCTGTTTTGGTACAACGAGCGCTGGTACGCGTATACCGGCACCACGCTGGAAGAAATGCAGGGCTGGGGCTGGTCAACAGTGCACCACCCCGACCATCTGGCGGGCGTCATTGAGAGCTGGCGCCTGGCCCTGGCTTCGGGTGAGCCCTGGAAAGAAACATTTCCGCTGCGGGGGCGCGACGGCGAATACCGCTGGTTTTTGACCCGGGCCCAACCCATCCGCAACGCGCAAGGCGAAATCGTGCGCTGGATTGGAACCAACACCGACGTGACCGAAACCCAGCGGGTACAGCAGCAGCTCAAGCAGCAGAACAGTGAGCTGCGCCGCATCAATGAGGACCTGGACAACTTCGTGTACACGGCCTCCCACGATTTGAAGCAGCCCATCAACAACATGGCGGGCATCTTCGAGGAGCTGACCCGCACGGCCTACTTCCGCGACCCGGACGCCATCAAGCTCATTGCCATGTTTGAGCGCGCCCTGCACCAGATTTACGACACGATTTATAACCTCTCCGAACTGGTACAGGTGCAGAAGATGCGGCACGAGCTGCCCACCGAAACCGTGTTGCTGGAGCCCCTGGCCCGTGAAGTGCTCAGCAGCATCGGCGAGCAGCTGGCCAACGTGCGTGCCATTGTCACCACCGACTTCGACCTGGCCCCCGGGGTGGAATTTGTGCGGCCCAACCTGCAGAGCGTGCTGTATAACCTGATCAGCAACGCTCTAAAATATGCTGCGCCCAAACGCACGCCCCGCATTCACATCAACAGCGCCCGCGAAGATGACCACATTGTCATTTCCGTGCGCGACAATGGCCTGGGCATCGACATGGAGCGCTACGGCAGCCAGCTGTTTCAGATGTTCCGGCGCTTCCACGACCACGTGGCGGGCTCAGGCATGGGCTTATACCTGGTCAACCGCATCGTGCAGAGCTATGGGGGGCGCATTGAGGTGATTAGCGAGCTGGGCAAGGGCTCCACATTCCGGATTCATATTCCGCTGACGGGCCACCCGCTGGCTCCGGAGCCGGAAGAGCACGTATTCGTGATTTAA
- a CDS encoding YdeI/OmpD-associated family protein: protein MLAELGPKAKRLTGTINGHPIRLGLLALGQGEKGIMVNKDICKAAGLRLGQVVAVRLAPDPTPDAVDLPAELAEGLAEWPEAQAGYEQLKTAMKRAVAYHVSSAKQSETRLKRTVQMLQRLAVGAHPFRALPGE from the coding sequence GTGCTGGCCGAGCTGGGCCCCAAAGCCAAGCGCCTGACGGGCACCATCAACGGCCACCCCATCCGGCTGGGTTTGCTGGCCCTGGGCCAGGGTGAAAAGGGTATTATGGTCAACAAGGATATCTGCAAGGCGGCCGGGCTGCGGCTGGGCCAGGTGGTAGCCGTGCGCCTGGCCCCCGACCCCACCCCGGACGCCGTAGACCTGCCCGCCGAACTGGCCGAGGGCCTGGCCGAATGGCCCGAGGCCCAGGCCGGCTACGAGCAACTAAAAACCGCCATGAAGCGGGCCGTGGCCTACCACGTGAGCAGCGCCAAGCAAAGTGAAACCCGCCTCAAGCGCACCGTGCAGATGCTGCAGCGCCTGGCCGTAGGGGCGCACCCGTTTCGGGCCCTGCCGGGCGAATAA
- the msrA gene encoding peptide-methionine (S)-S-oxide reductase MsrA: protein MNQLRIYLLGLVLVLTACTQNRSDAQTFRRATTGGAPKNLDGLAVATLAGGCFWCTEEIFEELRGVKQVVSGYAGGPEKNPTYEQVGSGRTGHAESIQVYYDPKVISYQTLLDVFFLAGHDPTTLNRQGPDAGTQYRSVAFYRTPQEKQLIEATIKRVDASKHYSSPIVTQVLPFTAFWPAEGYHQGYYRLHPDDPYIQSVSTPKIEKFRKAFKDKLVVE, encoded by the coding sequence ATGAATCAACTAAGAATTTACCTCCTGGGCCTGGTGCTGGTGCTGACCGCCTGCACCCAGAACCGTTCCGACGCCCAAACCTTCCGCCGCGCCACCACCGGCGGCGCGCCCAAAAACCTCGACGGCCTGGCCGTAGCTACCCTGGCGGGCGGCTGCTTCTGGTGTACCGAGGAAATCTTCGAGGAGTTGCGCGGCGTCAAGCAGGTCGTGTCGGGCTACGCCGGCGGCCCCGAAAAGAACCCGACCTACGAACAAGTGGGCAGCGGCCGAACCGGCCACGCCGAGTCTATTCAGGTGTACTATGACCCCAAAGTCATTAGCTACCAGACCCTGCTCGACGTATTTTTCCTGGCCGGCCACGACCCGACTACCCTCAACCGCCAGGGTCCCGACGCGGGCACCCAGTACCGCTCGGTAGCTTTTTACCGCACGCCCCAGGAAAAGCAGCTGATTGAGGCCACCATCAAGCGGGTGGATGCCTCCAAGCACTACAGCTCGCCCATCGTAACCCAGGTGCTGCCCTTCACGGCGTTCTGGCCCGCCGAGGGCTACCACCAGGGTTACTACCGCCTCCACCCCGACGACCCGTATATCCAGTCAGTTTCGACCCCGAAAATTGAGAAATTCCGCAAGGCTTTCAAAGATAAACTGGTCGTAGAATAA